One Phycisphaera mikurensis NBRC 102666 DNA window includes the following coding sequences:
- a CDS encoding urease accessory protein UreF — MGAPSSAPWTLWQVIDSAFPAGGFAHSGGLEAAAQAGRVADAAGVERFARRRFRDLAAGPLVFVRAAGRAADDPPRLRDLDARCGAATAEAVAHRASLRLGGGLLAAARGLALPGVAEAEAALAGGGHLPVAFGLVTSAAGVGASEAARAFLFADARTVFSAAVRLGIAGPLDAQARLARLAAEAESLADGSLARSLEEVCTTSPLLTLLSGEQPRLYSKLFQS; from the coding sequence ATGGGTGCCCCCTCCTCCGCCCCGTGGACCCTTTGGCAGGTGATCGACAGCGCCTTCCCCGCGGGCGGGTTCGCCCACTCCGGCGGGCTCGAGGCCGCGGCGCAGGCCGGCCGCGTCGCGGACGCGGCGGGCGTGGAGCGCTTCGCGCGGCGACGCTTCCGGGACCTGGCCGCCGGCCCGCTGGTCTTCGTCCGGGCCGCCGGGCGGGCCGCGGACGACCCCCCGCGGCTCCGCGACCTGGATGCCCGCTGCGGGGCCGCCACCGCCGAGGCGGTCGCGCACCGCGCGAGCCTCCGCCTCGGCGGCGGGCTGCTCGCCGCCGCCCGCGGGCTCGCCCTGCCCGGCGTGGCGGAGGCGGAGGCCGCGCTCGCCGGCGGAGGCCACCTGCCCGTGGCCTTCGGGCTGGTCACCTCCGCCGCCGGCGTCGGGGCATCGGAGGCTGCGCGGGCCTTCCTCTTCGCCGATGCCCGGACGGTCTTCTCCGCCGCCGTCCGCCTCGGCATCGCCGGCCCGCTCGACGCCCAGGCCCGCCTCGCCCGCCTCGCCGCCGAGGCGGAGTCGCTGGCGGACGGAAGCCTGGCCCGTTCGCTCGAGGAGGTCTGCACGACGAGCCCCCTGCTCACGCTGCTCAGCGGGGAGCAGCCGCGGCTGTATTCGAAGTTGTTTCAGAGTTGA